Genomic window (Primulina eburnea isolate SZY01 chromosome 8, ASM2296580v1, whole genome shotgun sequence):
cagaaatgaaagaactgaaagaacagttacaggagttgcttgataaagggtttattagaccgagcttttcaccgtggggtgcacctgttttgtttgtgaaaaagaaagacggtacccttcgtctatgcattgattatcgggagttgaacaaagtgacaatcaaaaataagtatccactccctagaattgatgatttgtttgatcaactacaaggagctgctatcttttcgaagattgatttacgatcaggatatcatcaattaaaagtgaaGTCAGATGATATTTCTAAGACTACCTTCTGaaccaggtacgggcattatgaatttcttgtaatgccatttggactaacaaatgcaccagctgctttcatggatttaatgaacagaattttcaagccatttctagacaagttcgtgattgtgtttatagatgatattctcatctactcacgaactgtagaggagcatcgagaacatttgcaattagttttgcaaactttgaaagataaacatttgtatgccaaatggaagaaatgtgaattttggcttgaacaagtagcattcttgggtcatatcatttcaaaagaaggcatatcagtggatccaagcaagattgaagctgttaataactggctacgacctaccactgttaccgaggtacgtagtttccttgggctagctggttattaccgtcgaTTTATAGCGGGATAttctaagatagcattgcctttgactgctttaacccgaaagaatgtgaaatttgtatgggacgaagcatgtgatcgcagtttcCAAGAGTTAAAGGCAAAATTGACATCAGCACCAGTCCTTGCTATACCAGAAGGACCAGGAGATTTTGTGgtatacagtgatgcttcgaaacaaggtttaggagcagtttTAATGCAGCACGGGAAGGTAATTGCTTATGCTTCAAGGCAATTaaaagaatatgaaaagaactatcccacacatgatttagaacaggcagcagtggtatttgcgttgaaaatatggcgccattatctgtatggtgaacggtgtgaaatatacacggaccacaagagtttgaaatatttattcacacaaaaagaactgaatatgagacaacgacgttggttggaattggtaaaggattacgattgtgttattaattatcatccaggtaaagccaatgttgttgcagatgcattaagtcgaaagtccagttctattgctgcaatgcaagtacaagaacaaattttatgggatttgcagaacttgaagcttgatgttattccaaagggaTCTGCAATCAAATTATCATCTCTCATGGTCCGACCAACACTTGCAGACAGAATCAAGGTCGAACAAAATACAGATAATGAATTACAGCAATTGAGACAGCGAGATGAAGATAAAGGACATTCAAACTTTGAATTGAATGGGGAAGGAATATGGACATGTCAAGGGAGACTGTGTGTACCAAAACAAGGAACGACCAGAACcgacattcttattgatgctcatgctactccctattcgatccatccaggaggcacaaaaatgtacaaggatttgaaaccattattttggtggccaggtatgaaaagggacattgctcaatttgttgcacaatgtctaacttgtcaacaggtcaaaactgaacatcaaagaccagcaggactcttgaaaccactacccattcctgaatggaaatgggaacacatcacgatggatttcatccttggtttgccaagaacacaaagaggattcaatgctatatgggttattgtggatcgacttacaaaatcagctcactttcttccggtgaagaccacatacacgatgaatcaatatgctgaagaatacatcaaagagatagtgaggcttcatggtatcccagtgtccattgtatcagatagagatcccaaatttacatctgcattttggaaaagcttgcatcatgctatgggaactcgattgtcattcagcacagcattccaccctcaaactgatggacaatcagaacgagtgaatcagatcttagaagatatgttgagggcatgtactattgacttcccaggtagttgggacagtaaactaccgttggctgagtttacatataaaaatagctatcagtcaagcattggaatggcaccatatacttcattatatggtagaaaatgtcgatctccagtacattgggatgaaataggagaaaggaaattattaggccctgaattggtacaacagacagctgaattggtaaccaagatcagagaaagaatgcacactgctcagagtcgacagaaaagctatgctgatgtgcgacgtcgtcgattggaatttcaggttggttaccatgtatttgtaaagatatcaccattgaagggcattttgcgttttggtaagaagggaaaattgagtccaagatatatcggtccatttgaaatcttggaaagaataggagacagagcctaccgagtagctttacctccgaacttgtcaaatgttcacaatgtttttcacgtttccttgctacgaaagtatttggccaatccttctcacgttcttcattatgaaccattggagcttgcatcgaatctctcatatgaagaacgaccggtccaaatcctcgataggaaatcaaaagtgttacgaggcaaggaaatacccttggtgaaaTTATTATGGCGCAACCatgcaattgaagaagcaacttgggagcgagaagacgagatccaaaagagatatcctgaactatatggtacgtcaaatttcgaggacgaaattctttgaaggatgggagaattgtaatgcccggttactcgtacaaatgataataatgtgtttatgtcgtttattatgtagttatttagctaattatatttcacgtgatgattgaagtatcaatattgagattgaacatgacttttatattgcccatggtatattgagactgaatatatgtctaaatagttagagtaagatgtgtaggtaatgatagtgtaatggaagttgtgggaaatgagatgtaaatatggtagttcgtacgggttttagcataatgagttgaatattgatccaaattgtgggaggccttaaccattaggaagctaagatataatgctacaactttcacgttttgggttttgtccaaatcattatggaagacaagccaaaagcgcctcgaagtgagttgtgtgtatcgtcactcctacaatgacacatgttgggagaatgggcataacttttgaCTCATACCTTCAAATGACATGAAACtagtgggagattcaagccaagacatagagctacaacttcctcgtttaccacttttccaaattatgaagggaagagaCGTTTCCGGAGCACTCTTTGAGGAACCAGTGCGCAGAAGCAGaatgagtggcgcccgagcggtaggattttaccgcccgagcgccaatggttctggaaaTCTGGTCTCGGACAGAATTTTCCGCGCTTGAGCGGTAATttacgaccgcccgagcgccgccttttATATAAGATGATAAGTTTCGAAGTTCTGAACATTTCCATCAGCTTTCTTCATCCCTTCTTCAGCCAAACTCGAGAGAAAAGTCTAGAAAACATCCTCCAAAGCTTTCTTCTTCCTTTCCTTCATCATTTTGAAGATAGAtcttagttctccatcacaagaacatcataagggtgtaagttttcttctcttttagttatgGTACTTGTAGGTGACAATAAAGGAATGATTTTCATCTAGTTTATGcaatagtgactgaattattggtatatttgacagtataggagcgagaaacatcgtctcaaacaagtattcgtacgattggactgtaagttggcatgttcttgaagtaatacatgagtaatattatgatttcaaatgattctcattgattattgatatatgtacattgttagtatatttattgttgaaacatagcaccatattccattgttatgtattaaatatgtaaggaactcatgaatattgaagatgggtgctatgtcaagaacaagaacatgaacatgaaaggaaaatgactgatttttacatgatatagagcttgttgacatcatgggtggttttaagtccaccaaagctattggccaatatatgttcatggggcgtggggttgccaaaggttgctccctgacgtccaacacagtagtagatatataataaagcaagcacagtagtacaggtcaactaatgaggctcaagtacaaaatgaacattgaatatatgctacggtatgacatgtttttaagattcattattgatcacgacttgatatgtatgttccttcgaaacatattgatacgtacaagtgccaacttattgagttttataaactcacgtagctcatgtgttacaggatcaggtagtgaagagacataggatgccggttcgccaatggatgcttgtgacgtgccctacctcgacaagaaccgggacttcttattgtatagcttccgcatatgtattgtagtaaattttatatgagggtttgaaacaagttccatgttatgtatgatgatacaaagtatgttggtatatgagaatatgtttataaatgtgtatgaatagtattgcttgagttttggtgtatacaaaatatagggacatcatgtcaaaatttttataaaccatcaaagtgatgcctcttgttgatttacttcatactatagttatatcattcaaaccttattttgattacaagtataagtatcattaatcatgtcaagtatagagtaagggtgtgacattttaagttgtgctaagatcagttacgatctgtaaaaatgttgtatactaagagtttaagttttggcaaagtgataagtgcaaactgaagtgggtaagtgcagtatcttgtatttgatcaaagtcttttagtgaatatcctatcttcgtgatagaaggggtgacgtaggagttattcaagtctccaaacatccagaaacatattgtgttatctttacttcagtcattattttcagttagatactctatctttcggtcagtttattttccgcaactgttttgttcagtttaactgattgtcattgaccgacgggatatttcgTATCAGTTTGTAACATAACTGAACTTATATTGCCGAAGAATACATAAATtcgagaagtgtttattcaacccccccttctaaacactctttattagcttaaccgatcctttcagttCCATACCATGCACGTTAGGAAGAGACTTGACTGCAACTTTCCCCATAGTTGCAATATGTGTCTCGATTTTTGTTGTTTGGATGCCTATGGTGAGggtttggattgtggttggcctatggcATGTAGCCATTGTTAGAAACCTTCCCTAGCATGCCTAGGACATGACCAAGTCagcctttcaaggcttggttcatggtcccatcgatttttgaaaaaaaacaaCACAAGTGTCCCTCGGTTCCTTTTTCTGTTTTGGGTGAATGAGTTTCGATTTTATGGTgttgggtggatcttggttggcttctagcccttagccatggttcacacaataccaTATGATGTATTGATTGAGCCATGGTGGATCAAATGACCACTGGAACGACTCGAGACAGCAAGCGATCCACACCATCGCACAGCACAGAATTTGTTTGGTGTTCTCGGTTTCAAGCGTTGGGTTGTCTTTggtgttgcttggattgtgTTTGGCCTAGAGCCCTTAGCCATTgttcaagccacaccttaggatgcTGGTAAaaggctctggtcggtggttcaagccccaatggcaaATAGCCTCGTAAACAAAGCGATGCAAGCACAAGTGCTGCTACTGTAATTGGACAGCAGCTTGGGTTCGGTTCAGGTGGCTGGTGCGAGTTCTAGGTTGGCTTTTAGACTatagccttggactggacagtacttcaatgagttaggaaggtcatgtttttggccgttcgtgatttggtttaGTATAGAGGTCGtatgagaatttacggtgcaatgtgccaaagtgactctcgaaagagcgtttttagatattggcctccattcacatttttcgtgtattacagccctagGGTCATGTTTTTCAGTATTTTTGGTGTATTTTAACCATGGTTAAACGATGGTTTAATgtcggttcgggttggtacgaaaccatggttgaatactaagtatgttgggcgtaattgtctcgtttttttgATTCGATTATGAagtgttggtcaagttaagtgtagaacccgaaaaatcatattacgtataagtcatgcataatttctattatttaaattaaaaatgaatttttatgaatatatgaagtgttttatttattttaaaagtagatgtttagttttatctttacaGGATAAATACGAGAggacggaccggagtttggagattagaaataagattaataataagaaaaatattcctaaatttaatttaagttaacgaataatttaatttaaagaaatgggatgttttaggatttattaaattaattggagctaagttagtaaataattatttaggttaatatttaattaaagcttaaattaaaatatgtaaacatatggggatgaattaatctaggtataatatattcaagaaattaatcatAGCATTTGAATATTTAAGTTTGAGATCATGAATGCCATGCAATAATCTATCCTAAATGTAATGTgtaaattcactaaattataTAATGAGGGTGCTAAactttaagcaattaaaatacaagatttaaacaataaaatatcatgcaaattagtaataataataattttgggtctaacatttaaaataattcaaaggtggataactctccattcaaaccattcctAATTACAATTCATGGGGTATTCATTTCTCATTTTAATTCTCTAATGGGTAGtaaatttaaatgcaataacATACCTCATTTCTACTCAACCTATTAGACAAAAAAATCGTGTACATGCAGTAGGAAATAAGGAACAAAACAACGGCAGCAATGGGAATGAGAAGCCATTCAAATCCATTCAAATTCTTGACTTGTAACCTCCCAACTTAATGTATATTATGGCacctttaacacctcctataaCACTCCTCTTCATTGTCTAGCAAACCCAAACCTTCATTTTCGAAATACATTAGAAAATAGGCCACTGAATTCGAGAGAACAACAGCAGAAACAAGAAGGAAAAACTCAACTCCGTTCCGCCGCTCGTATTtgtcgtattgatttgtttttgtcaaaacaaattccaggcatgtatatgttgtttctttcctcttcaatcaagtccaaGCCATTcattaggatgttggtaagagtctctggttggtggttcaagcccacgGCCATTTGTTTCAGAGTTTCACCTCGAAATAGCAACATAGCTGCTGCTGTAATTTCTGTTCTTGACAGCAACTTTGAGTTCGGTTTCAAGaggtggtttgagttcttggttggcttttagcccatggccttggactggacactaccttaatgagttaggaaagtcttgtttttggccgtttgtgatttggtcgagtttagaggtcgtacgagaatttacggtgaaaggtgccaaaatgactctcgaaagagtgttttatgtttttggattccctTCACCAATTTTCGTGTACAGCTGTTTCCATTGTTATTTTCCAGTATATTAggggtattttaatcatggttaaacgtcggtttaatgttggtttggtttggtacgaagccatgattGAAAATCAAGTTATGGGGTtctaatcgtctcgttttttgttATATTGCTAAGTTTTGGTCAAGATGacatttattgcatgtgtcacatattagaattaagtcgcagcaagcctgggagcgatccacctcatccggtaaaaataaggttataattatattacgtgcataaaatataaaatgtttatttttgagatatatgtgatatgtcttgtggccaccttatgtttatgggtttggaattCGGTAGGCGCaatcgaggacctctccacctggTGACTTACGATCGGTTTACGATTATATATGGGTacagatatccagtccaagggctgtggtgatctctaccgcccagtatactgtggtttaatCTGATCAGGCACTCACGTTATGATATGGGCCACTTGCATAGAAACATTGTCTCtatcagaaaattatgatataaaatgacagagctctattgagcaaagcttttacgtatgattttctgATATGCACGTagatataattattcatgatacgattttcaccatacgctttacgatactttatttttacgtttcatgcgattttatgatatatattacttgttattcacgatatatacatgttgagtctttatactcactagacttgattgttgtaggtactgatgaggccgaGACGGAGGCCGTAGACCAGTGAGCTATCTTGGGGCAGCAGTagaaaacccgaggacctcatgttttggtttatgcaccttttattattcaaactcagttttaatacgttggattatttttaaatttttgtttacattggattatttttaaattgttgattgaaaacaatatttgattccgctgttattttaaaattaaaattatttacatgtttattttataaatgaggcaagataattatttatttagaaaaatttttataattccgcaaaaatacgaatacgaaatacgggcctttatagttggtatcagagcatatgatcttgtaaagggttgtactactactgctctcgagaaggtcatgaagtcacgtcttcggtctgtaagttttacgattACGCTTTTATTTTAAAGCctgaaatatttttacatcatgattgcatgaaagattttatgtcaagattacgattatgcagtatttatttaaatataaagaaaatagtggaaattatgcatgttggttacgtatgggttataatTATGGAACagcatgcctcctagacgcattaTTGATCGCACGGGAGGTGATGAGCATCGTCATGAGGACGAGGAGACAGATTTaccaccaccccctccaccagacatgaattcccagatgctagctgggatgactcatttcttcgcacagtttgcggggagcAATGCAGTGGGAGCCAGACAGACGGGGCCGGAGGCTAtctatgagcggttcatgaagatgcgaCCAAAGGAGTTCTTAGGGACGTCAGATCCTATGgctgccgagggctggattaagtcccttgagGTTATTTTCGAGTTCATGGGGCTCGAAGATGGAGATAGGGTTCGTTGTGCGACTTATCTATTTGGAGGAGAAGCTCGCctgtggtgggaaggagcatttGTAGCTTTGGATTTGGCTTCTTTTAGCTGGACGCGTTTCAtagaggtattctactctaaatattttacagAAGAGGTGCACTCCAGGTTGACCACGGAGTTCATGACCTCGAGGCAGGGAGacttgactgttacggagtttatccgtaagttcgagaggggatgTCATTTTGTACCCTTAATTGCTAATGATGCTGGAGCCAAATTGAGGCCGATCttacgccgtgatgttagggtggctggccctactacctatgatgtTGCTGTTTCCAGAGCTCTAGCGGCAGAGTAAgaccagaatgatattgagcgcAATCGCCAGGGTAAACGACCATTTCAGGCACCACAccttcctcctcagcagcatcaTCAGAATAAGAGACATTTCCACGTTCCACACAGGAACAGAGGGCCGCAGCAGCAACAGCAGGGACGAGCATTCCCGAGGACAGTGGAGTACCCAGTCTGTGAGAATTGCTCACGTCGTCATGCTGGGACTTGTATGTATGGTTCGGAAAAGTGTTACAAATGTGGTAGTACTGACCACATATTGAAGAATTGCCCTCAGAataatctgcctacccaaggcaaagtttttgctctccatgctgtGGAGACCAACCCGGAGAcgatgctcatgacaggtatcctaaatctttaattttatttgaagtttaatgttttgggataagattttgaacttagaatttacgataggattgcatgttcTAATCAGTGTTAGCTACGGGAATTTAGGTTAAAataactttgacctttgcatgtctataagcatAGTCCTTGTAAAACTATTGGGTTTAGCATAATAttccaatctttcagggagaatctttatagccggttcagctacgaaagccttgatagattcaggggctattcattcattcatttcagaaACCATGGCAAATTCTCTCAAGATCAAGACAAATGGGCTAGACATAGCGTATTCAGTAGCATTGCCTTCTGGAGAAGAGATgacagctactaatgtgatccgagatatagaccttgaacttcatggtaatcttgtgtatgcggatcttatcgttctgccgatgccagaatttgatatcattctggggatGGACTTGCTATTGAGGAACATAGTTTTTATTGATTTCCAGCAGAGAtatgttctagtccgaccgcctgggatggaacAATTCTTATTCAAACCGGACAGGTATTTTGATTTACCGCGTATAATaccttgtgtccaggctaggaaactcatgTATCGAGGGTGCCGAGCATTTTTAGCTACTCTTGTATCTGTTCCCGAGACGCCCAAATAGTCAGCATCCGATGTTCCTATTGTCCGGGactttctagacgtttttcTTGATGACGTATCTGGTTTACCACCTGtgcgagaggtggaattttctattgagcttatgccaggtaccacATCGATATCGAAAGCAccataccgattagcaccgacagagatgacagaactcaagaaacagattcaggaacttcttgacgaggagttcattcgcccgagcttttcgcCATGGGGCACACCggtcttgtttgtgaagaaaacggatggttcgatgaggctctgcattgattaccgggagttgaacagagtcagggtgaagaacaaatacccactcccgaggattgaagacttatttgatcagttgcagggagcttcagtattctccaagattgatctgcgttctggttatcatcagctgagaatGAAAGACGTCGATGTTCTtaagactgctttcaggactcgttatggacacttcgagttccttgtgatgccgtttggtttgacgaatgtgccagcgatcttcatggatctcatgaatcgcgtatttcagccatatCTTGATCAGTTGGTGATAATATTCATAGACGATATTCTCAtttactcaaagaatcaagaggatcataGCAGACATCTAACCACAGTACTGCAGACCTTGCAAAAGCACAAGTTATTCgtgaagttcagtaagtgcgagttatggttagagaaggtggcgttcttaggccacgtcgtttgtagcagtggtattgaggtagacccagcaaaagttgcagcagtcagagattgggttgtgccgcaaaatgcatcagagatccgtagtttccttgggctagcggGATACTATcgaaagtttattcagggattctcctccatttcagttccactcacgtcgttgacaaagaagaatgctaagtatgtgtggagcgaggagtgacagaagagcttcgattctttgaagcaagctcttatttcatcACCAGtgttggccatgccgtcaggatCCGGAGATTTTTTTCTGTATATCGATGCTTCGAaactcggtttaggcgcagtattgatgcagcatgggtaGGTGAAGATtcaggagaagaattatcctacccatgatctagagttggcagccgtagtatttgcattgaagatttggaggcattatttgtacggagagaagtgccagatctttaccaaCCACAcaagtctcaaatacttctttacacagaaagaattgaatatgcggcagaggcaTTGGTTAGAGCTAGTggaggactatgactgtgacattagctatcatcctggcaAAGCTGATGTAGTTGCCGATGcgttgagcaggaaagttgcaatgatggctcatttggtgatttcgagacctcttcagtttgagatgcagaggtttgatctagagacatatcttcgaggtagagttcctcgcctatctactttgacgattcagtcttctcttctagaccgtattcgctgTGGACAGTTAGCAGACGAACAGTTAGctaagtggaagcagagagatgaagccaagggcagtatccTGTATACAGTCagagacggtattgtgagatatcgagatAGAATATGGGTTCCTAATAGCGATTCTATTTGAGAGGATATCTTatctgaggcccatatgtcgtcgtactctattcatccagggagtacgaagatgtacaaagatctacagttattatattggtggcctggaatgaagaaggatatcagacgttttgtatccgagtgtctgacgtgtcagctagtgtaatgcccaagattttatatcatgttaatctgagattattgattattagtggacacgattataacccggaccattttgagattaatttgagaagactaaattgttgggcgaagatggcgcgcccgggcggaagtttttaaccgcccgagcgcgagtgcctagtggaagagggccgagagttactcgcccgggcggaagtttgtgctcgcccgagcgagactgcttgaatttgcgagggccgagagttactcgcccgggtggaaacttatgtccgcccgagcgagagacgtgttcGGTGAAAGAATGGGCCACGTCGTGTAATgcatgcaaggtatatatatatatatatgtatatctttGCTTCAGAAACGAGAAAATGAAGGGAAATCGAAGGCTTCGGAGGAAAATagcttttgatttcagaatttgatttacgatcaatccgtctgttagattttaaatccgacttcggtacc
Coding sequences:
- the LOC140839092 gene encoding uncharacterized protein, translated to MGYNYGTACLLDALLIAREFAGSNAVGARQTGPEAIYERFMKMRPKEFLGTSDPMAAEGWIKSLEVIFEFMGLEDGDRVRCATYLFGGEARLWWEGAFVALDLASFSWTRFIEVFYSKYFTEEVHSRLTTEFMTSRQGDLTVTEFIRKFERGCHFVPLIANDAGAKLRPILRRDVRVAGPTTYDVAVSRALAAENRGPQQQQQGRAFPRTVEYPVCENCSRRHAGTCMYGSEKCYKCGSTDHILKNCPQNNLPTQGKVFALHAVETNPETMLMTVLATGI